The Thunnus thynnus chromosome 22, fThuThy2.1, whole genome shotgun sequence genome includes a window with the following:
- the LOC137174056 gene encoding uncharacterized protein isoform X1 has translation MADLENMETRPTLLRLLVLRIIPGVTKDLWMKDRERKLYNSTNTPPSHPWHRVESSVPSQVAEQLAYYVHVSETPYREKSIKDNYTSNMYRYLASLTDDLCKKAGNIVLYIPKEGLQRSPEEASKDKKPVQRLENQGATEQPRNVEDEGHLCPPARDSLLEDLLCQSHQPAAAKATGQADQKHHTTLQKEIQASKQAKRIIKSHLRTFTPVIDQMCLEWD, from the exons atggCAGATTTGGAGAATATGGAGACCAGGCCGACATTGTTG AGGTTGTTAGTTCTGAGGATCATTCCCGGTGTAACCAAGGACTTGTGgatgaaggacagagagagaaagctgtATAATTCCACCAACACACCTCCGTCACATCCGTGGCATCGGGTGGAGTCCTCCGTTCCCTCACAG GTGGCAGAGCAGCTGGCCTACTACGTCCATGTGTCAGAGACG CCCTACAGGGAAAAGAGCATCAAGGACAACTACACTAGCAACATGTACCGGTACCTCGCCAGCCTCACAG ACGATCTGTGTAAGAAGGCGGGCAACATAGTGCTGTACATTCCAAAGGAAGGCCTACAGCGCAGCCCTGAGGAGGCCAGCAAGGACAAGAAGCCAGTACAGAGACTGGAGA ATCAAGGAGCTACTGAACAGCCAAGAAATGTTGAGGATGAGGGACACCTCTGTCCTCCTGCAAGAGATAGTCTTCTGGAGGACCTGCTGTGCCAGTCACATCAACCAGCAGCTGCAAAAGCCACAGGTCAAGCAGATCAAAAGCATCACACAACTCTCCAG aaagaaattcaagcaagcaagcaagcaaaacGCATCATTAAAAGCCACCTGAGAACGTTCACTCCGGTCATCGATCAGATGTGTCTGGAGTGggactga
- the LOC137174056 gene encoding uncharacterized protein isoform X2, translating to MADLENMETRPTLLRLLVLRIIPGVTKDLWMKDRERKLYNSTNTPPSHPWHRVESSVPSQVAEQLAYYVHVSETPYREKSIKDNYTSNMYRYLASLTDDLCKKAGNIVLYIPKEGLQRSPEEASKDKKPVQRLENQGATEQPRNVEDEGHLCPPARDSLLEDLLCQSHQPAAAKATGQADQKHHTTLQVQQVCTSMNSRKKFKQASKQNASLKAT from the exons atggCAGATTTGGAGAATATGGAGACCAGGCCGACATTGTTG AGGTTGTTAGTTCTGAGGATCATTCCCGGTGTAACCAAGGACTTGTGgatgaaggacagagagagaaagctgtATAATTCCACCAACACACCTCCGTCACATCCGTGGCATCGGGTGGAGTCCTCCGTTCCCTCACAG GTGGCAGAGCAGCTGGCCTACTACGTCCATGTGTCAGAGACG CCCTACAGGGAAAAGAGCATCAAGGACAACTACACTAGCAACATGTACCGGTACCTCGCCAGCCTCACAG ACGATCTGTGTAAGAAGGCGGGCAACATAGTGCTGTACATTCCAAAGGAAGGCCTACAGCGCAGCCCTGAGGAGGCCAGCAAGGACAAGAAGCCAGTACAGAGACTGGAGA ATCAAGGAGCTACTGAACAGCCAAGAAATGTTGAGGATGAGGGACACCTCTGTCCTCCTGCAAGAGATAGTCTTCTGGAGGACCTGCTGTGCCAGTCACATCAACCAGCAGCTGCAAAAGCCACAGGTCAAGCAGATCAAAAGCATCACACAACTCTCCAGGTACAGCAAGTCTGCACATCCATgaacagcag aaagaaattcaagcaagcaagcaagcaaaacGCATCATTAAAAGCCACCTGA
- the LOC137174056 gene encoding uncharacterized protein isoform X3: MADLENMETRPTLLRLLVLRIIPGVTKDLWMKDRERKLYNSTNTPPSHPWHRVESSVPSQVAEQLAYYVHVSETPYREKSIKDNYTSNMYRYLASLTDDLCKKAGNIVLYIPKEGLQRSPEEASKDKKPVQRLENQGATEQPRNVEDEGHLCPPARDSLLEDLLCQSHQPAAAKATERNSSKQASKTHH; encoded by the exons atggCAGATTTGGAGAATATGGAGACCAGGCCGACATTGTTG AGGTTGTTAGTTCTGAGGATCATTCCCGGTGTAACCAAGGACTTGTGgatgaaggacagagagagaaagctgtATAATTCCACCAACACACCTCCGTCACATCCGTGGCATCGGGTGGAGTCCTCCGTTCCCTCACAG GTGGCAGAGCAGCTGGCCTACTACGTCCATGTGTCAGAGACG CCCTACAGGGAAAAGAGCATCAAGGACAACTACACTAGCAACATGTACCGGTACCTCGCCAGCCTCACAG ACGATCTGTGTAAGAAGGCGGGCAACATAGTGCTGTACATTCCAAAGGAAGGCCTACAGCGCAGCCCTGAGGAGGCCAGCAAGGACAAGAAGCCAGTACAGAGACTGGAGA ATCAAGGAGCTACTGAACAGCCAAGAAATGTTGAGGATGAGGGACACCTCTGTCCTCCTGCAAGAGATAGTCTTCTGGAGGACCTGCTGTGCCAGTCACATCAACCAGCAGCTGCAAAAGCCACAG aaagaaattcaagcaagcaagcaagcaaaacGCATCATTAA